A genomic segment from Flavobacterium inviolabile encodes:
- a CDS encoding sulfite exporter TauE/SafE family protein: MEITTLLFLCLAAFAAGFIDAIIGGGGLIQTPIALVLLPNYAVSSVIGTLKIPAFSGTSFAAYQYLKKVTMNWRLLLLMAGLAFLAAFAGSTLLTMVSNDFMKPLLLAVLVFLAIYTFLKKDFGQRQEKALSYKRQVIYAALISVVVGFYDGFIGPGTGSFFVVAFISLLGFDFLHASANAKMVNLATNFGSICLFLLKGKIIWMVALPMAACNALGGWVGAKLAINKGNGFIRIFFLIVVIGTLIRFGYDVFMKK, translated from the coding sequence ATGGAAATAACGACCTTACTGTTTCTTTGCCTGGCGGCTTTTGCCGCAGGGTTTATCGATGCCATTATTGGCGGCGGCGGTTTGATACAAACACCTATAGCGCTGGTTTTATTACCCAATTATGCCGTGTCGTCGGTGATAGGGACGTTAAAGATTCCGGCTTTCAGCGGCACCAGTTTTGCGGCCTATCAGTACCTGAAAAAAGTCACGATGAACTGGCGGTTATTGCTGTTAATGGCTGGTCTGGCATTTTTAGCGGCTTTTGCGGGTTCTACCCTGTTAACGATGGTGAGCAATGATTTTATGAAACCGCTATTGTTGGCTGTACTTGTTTTTCTGGCGATTTATACGTTCCTGAAAAAGGATTTCGGACAGCGGCAGGAAAAGGCACTCAGTTACAAACGCCAGGTAATTTATGCCGCATTAATAAGTGTGGTTGTGGGATTCTATGACGGGTTTATTGGTCCGGGAACCGGAAGCTTTTTTGTGGTAGCCTTTATTTCCCTATTGGGATTTGATTTTTTACATGCTTCCGCAAATGCTAAAATGGTAAATCTGGCAACAAATTTCGGATCGATCTGCCTGTTTTTGCTGAAAGGAAAGATAATCTGGATGGTTGCGCTGCCAATGGCTGCCTGTAACGCTTTGGGCGGTTGGGTTGGTGCTAAACTGGCGATCAATAAAGGAAATGGTTTTATCCGGATTTTCTTTTTAATAGTCGTGATCGGAACCCTGATCCGTTTTGGATATGATGTTTTTATGAAAAAATAG
- the murA gene encoding UDP-N-acetylglucosamine 1-carboxyvinyltransferase, giving the protein MGTFKIEGGIKLKGEITPQGAKNEALQILCAVLLTPEKVTISNIPDIIDVNKLITLLGNLGVKIQKIGPNAYTFQADDVNLNYLESVAFKDEGRALRGSIMIVGPLLARFGKGYIPKPGGDKIGRRRLDTHFEGFISLGAKFRYNKEDHFYGVEAERLKGTYMLLDEASVTGTANIVMAAVLAEGKTTIYNAACEPYLQQLCKMLNAMGAKIHGVGSNLLEIEGVEALGGCEHRILPDMIEIGSWIGLAAMTQSEITIKNVSWDNLGVIPGTFRKLGITLERRGDDIHIPAHVDGYEIKTDIDGSILTIADAPWPGFTPDLLSIILVVATQAKGEVLIHQKMFESRLFFVDKLIDMGAKIILCDPHRATIIGHDFKSQLKATIMSSPDIRAGISLLIAALSAKGTSTIQNIEQIDRGYEKIDERLRAIGAKIVRV; this is encoded by the coding sequence ATGGGAACATTCAAAATTGAAGGAGGTATAAAATTAAAAGGAGAAATAACCCCTCAGGGAGCAAAAAATGAAGCATTACAAATTTTGTGTGCGGTGTTGCTTACACCTGAAAAAGTAACGATTTCTAATATTCCCGATATTATCGACGTTAACAAACTGATTACGTTATTAGGGAATTTAGGTGTTAAGATTCAGAAAATAGGGCCAAATGCCTATACTTTTCAGGCAGATGACGTTAATTTAAACTATCTGGAGTCGGTTGCTTTTAAAGATGAAGGAAGAGCATTAAGAGGATCTATCATGATTGTCGGGCCGTTATTGGCACGTTTTGGGAAAGGATATATTCCGAAACCGGGAGGTGATAAAATCGGACGCCGTCGTTTGGATACCCATTTTGAAGGATTCATCAGTTTAGGAGCAAAATTCCGATACAATAAAGAAGACCATTTCTATGGCGTGGAAGCCGAAAGACTAAAAGGAACCTACATGCTTCTGGATGAGGCTTCGGTAACCGGGACGGCAAATATTGTTATGGCCGCAGTTTTGGCAGAAGGAAAAACAACCATTTATAACGCAGCCTGCGAACCATATTTACAACAGTTGTGTAAAATGCTGAACGCTATGGGCGCCAAGATTCACGGTGTAGGATCTAACTTATTGGAAATTGAAGGTGTTGAAGCACTTGGCGGCTGTGAGCACAGAATCCTTCCGGATATGATCGAGATCGGTTCCTGGATTGGTCTGGCAGCGATGACCCAAAGTGAGATTACGATTAAAAACGTTAGCTGGGATAATTTAGGAGTGATTCCGGGTACTTTCCGTAAATTAGGAATTACGCTGGAACGAAGAGGTGACGATATTCACATACCGGCTCACGTTGACGGATATGAAATTAAAACGGATATTGACGGTTCAATATTAACTATTGCCGATGCACCATGGCCTGGATTTACACCGGATTTATTAAGTATCATCCTTGTTGTGGCAACACAGGCAAAAGGAGAAGTGCTGATTCATCAGAAAATGTTTGAAAGCCGTTTGTTCTTCGTGGATAAACTGATCGATATGGGAGCGAAAATTATTCTTTGCGACCCGCACCGAGCGACGATTATCGGACATGATTTCAAATCGCAGTTAAAAGCGACCATAATGTCTTCTCCTGATATCCGTGCCGGAATTTCCCTTTTAATTGCAGCCTTATCGGCAAAAGGAACCAGTACGATCCAGAATATTGAACAAATTGACCGCGGTTACGAAAAAATCGACGAGCGTTTAAGAGCGATCGGAGCCAAAATAGTACGCGTTTAA
- a CDS encoding DUF4290 domain-containing protein: MKYSPEEAIGFLEYNAERPHLIIPEYGRHLQKLINQATVIEDRDERNKAAKYIITVMGSLNPHLRDVPDFQHKLWDQLFIMSDFTLDVDSPYPIPNKEVLNQKPDRLAYPQNFPKYRFYGNNIKYMIDVANKWEEGELKNALIMVIANHMKKSYLSWNKDSVKDEVIFEHLYELSGGKINLLKTDEELSNTTDLMRVNKKQSNKTQFGSKQKNGGNANSNKNFTNQKNSNNNNNKNNNRKA, from the coding sequence ATGAAGTACAGCCCAGAAGAAGCTATTGGTTTTCTTGAATACAATGCCGAGCGCCCGCATTTGATTATTCCGGAATACGGACGTCATTTGCAGAAACTGATCAACCAGGCAACGGTAATTGAAGACAGGGACGAACGAAACAAAGCGGCAAAATATATCATTACGGTAATGGGAAGTTTGAACCCGCACCTGAGAGATGTGCCGGATTTCCAGCATAAATTATGGGATCAGCTTTTTATAATGTCCGATTTTACGCTGGATGTAGATTCGCCGTATCCGATTCCGAATAAAGAAGTATTGAATCAGAAGCCGGACAGATTAGCCTATCCTCAGAATTTTCCGAAATATCGTTTCTACGGAAATAATATTAAGTACATGATTGATGTTGCTAATAAATGGGAAGAAGGAGAGCTGAAAAACGCTTTGATTATGGTTATTGCCAATCACATGAAAAAGTCCTACCTGAGCTGGAATAAGGATAGTGTGAAGGATGAAGTTATTTTTGAACACCTCTATGAACTGTCCGGAGGTAAAATTAACCTGCTGAAAACAGATGAGGAGCTTTCAAATACAACCGATCTAATGCGGGTGAACAAAAAGCAGTCCAACAAAACACAATTTGGCAGCAAACAAAAGAATGGCGGAAATGCGAACAGCAATAAAAATTTCACCAATCAGAAAAATAGTAACAACAATAACAATAAAAATAATAACCGAAAAGCGTAA
- a CDS encoding DUF493 family protein, giving the protein MDKKTEEFYHRLKEELTNSTLWPSEYLFKFIVPTDTEKVAIIEKSFDGVGAVIQTSQSKTGKYTSVSINVTMNSAQSVIDKYLELSKIEGIISL; this is encoded by the coding sequence ATGGATAAGAAAACAGAAGAATTTTACCACAGACTTAAAGAAGAATTAACCAATTCAACACTTTGGCCTTCAGAATATTTGTTTAAATTTATTGTCCCTACCGATACTGAAAAAGTGGCGATAATAGAGAAATCTTTCGACGGAGTAGGAGCCGTTATACAAACGAGTCAATCCAAAACGGGAAAATATACCAGTGTGTCCATTAATGTTACAATGAACAGCGCACAAAGCGTGATTGATAAGTATCTTGAACTATCAAAAATTGAAGGAATTATTTCTTTATAA
- a CDS encoding AAA family ATPase, which produces MNKEIVVIIGGPGSGKTTLIDGLTDRGYTCYPEISREVTLEARKQGIEQLFLERPLLFSELLLEGRKKQFVSATNEAAEIVFLDRGIPDVLAYMHYIGDAYPAFFDNACKEHKYSKIFILPPWEDIYISDDARYENYEQAVLIHEHLVETYEKYGYNLIEVPKDTVDSRILFILDKLSK; this is translated from the coding sequence GTGAATAAGGAAATTGTTGTTATAATTGGAGGACCGGGTTCGGGGAAAACCACACTTATTGATGGTTTAACGGATAGAGGATATACTTGTTATCCTGAAATTTCCCGTGAGGTAACTTTGGAGGCCCGTAAACAGGGAATTGAACAACTCTTCCTGGAAAGACCGCTGCTTTTCAGTGAATTACTGCTGGAAGGAAGAAAAAAACAATTTGTCAGTGCAACCAATGAAGCAGCTGAAATTGTTTTTCTAGACCGCGGTATTCCCGATGTACTGGCTTATATGCACTACATTGGCGATGCTTATCCCGCTTTTTTCGACAACGCCTGCAAAGAACACAAATATTCCAAAATTTTTATCCTTCCACCCTGGGAAGACATTTACATCAGCGACGATGCGCGCTATGAAAACTACGAACAGGCTGTTTTAATTCACGAACACCTTGTAGAAACCTATGAAAAATACGGCTACAATCTAATCGAAGTACCAAAAGACACTGTAGATAGCAGAATTCTTTTTATATTAGACAAACTTTCAAAATAA
- a CDS encoding RecQ family ATP-dependent DNA helicase, whose translation MSEALKTLQKYWKYDSFRDPQDMIIQSVLDGKDTFALLPTGGGKSICFQVPGIMLPGICLVISPLVALMKDQVQNLQKRNIKAIALTGGISSDEIIDLLDNCQFGNYKFLYVSPERLQSDWIIERIKGLPINLIAIDEAHCVSQWGHDFRPAYLKIATLKSFFPKVPFLALTASATERVQEDICKELLLDNPVLFKKSFARENIAYMVFEAEDKLHRITQMLTKNPGPSIIYVRNRKSCHDIAAQLTSLGFRTAFYHGGLSTKDKERQMQLWMEESAQVIIATNAFGMGIDKPNVKTVIHVQLPENLENYYQEAGRAGRNGEKAFAVTLIAPSDIGTTKNQFIEVLPDKTFLKEVYIKLNNYFQIAYGEGFNDSFSFNLNHFCLHYKFPVLKTFNALQFLDRQGVITLSATFSEKVTIQFLLPSKEIIRYISLNSADEAVIVAVLRNYPGVYDMETPINSSLIARKAGTSEDTVFQILKRLHEKEIISFNSQANDSQLTFNEVREDSLTINRLSKFLEKQNDLKIAQFEAVVAYMTDKKLCKSRFILNYFGEQNTTDCGSCSVCITRKKAPSDPVATAKEIVALLKNSPLTSREIENRLNLTPEETIFAIQLLLEYNSITLNTKNQYLLK comes from the coding sequence ATGTCTGAAGCTCTAAAAACTCTTCAAAAATATTGGAAGTACGACAGTTTTCGGGATCCTCAGGACATGATTATTCAGTCTGTCCTTGACGGAAAAGATACGTTTGCACTATTGCCAACCGGAGGCGGAAAATCAATTTGCTTTCAGGTTCCGGGCATTATGCTGCCGGGTATCTGCCTTGTTATTTCCCCTTTAGTAGCCCTGATGAAGGACCAGGTACAAAACCTGCAAAAAAGAAACATTAAAGCAATTGCCCTAACCGGCGGAATTTCGTCCGATGAAATTATCGACCTGTTAGACAACTGCCAGTTTGGAAACTACAAATTCCTGTATGTTTCTCCGGAACGACTGCAGTCGGACTGGATTATCGAAAGAATCAAAGGACTGCCGATTAACCTGATTGCCATTGACGAAGCACATTGTGTTTCCCAATGGGGACATGATTTCCGCCCGGCCTATCTTAAAATTGCAACTTTAAAAAGTTTTTTTCCAAAAGTTCCTTTCCTGGCACTGACCGCATCGGCAACCGAACGCGTACAGGAAGACATCTGTAAAGAACTGCTCCTGGACAATCCCGTTCTTTTTAAAAAATCCTTTGCCCGGGAAAATATCGCCTATATGGTCTTTGAGGCCGAAGACAAATTACACCGGATAACCCAGATGCTGACCAAAAATCCGGGGCCTTCCATTATTTACGTCCGCAACAGGAAATCCTGCCACGATATAGCCGCACAGCTCACCTCGCTGGGATTCCGTACCGCTTTTTATCACGGCGGATTATCCACCAAGGACAAGGAACGGCAAATGCAGCTCTGGATGGAAGAAAGCGCACAGGTGATTATTGCCACCAATGCTTTCGGAATGGGCATTGACAAGCCCAACGTTAAAACGGTAATCCACGTTCAGCTGCCCGAAAATCTTGAAAATTATTACCAGGAGGCCGGAAGAGCCGGAAGAAACGGTGAAAAAGCGTTTGCGGTTACCCTGATCGCACCTTCCGACATTGGCACCACCAAAAATCAGTTTATAGAAGTACTGCCAGACAAAACTTTTTTAAAGGAAGTCTATATCAAGCTCAACAACTATTTCCAGATTGCTTACGGCGAAGGCTTTAACGATTCCTTTTCGTTCAATCTGAATCATTTTTGCCTGCATTATAAATTCCCGGTTTTAAAAACCTTTAATGCCCTACAGTTTTTAGACCGCCAGGGCGTGATTACCTTATCGGCGACTTTCTCCGAAAAAGTGACCATCCAGTTCCTGTTACCCAGCAAGGAGATCATCCGGTATATCAGCCTGAACAGTGCAGACGAAGCGGTTATTGTTGCTGTTTTGCGGAATTACCCGGGTGTTTACGATATGGAAACCCCTATTAACAGCAGTTTGATCGCCCGTAAGGCAGGTACCTCTGAAGATACCGTTTTTCAGATTTTAAAGCGTTTACACGAAAAAGAAATCATAAGCTTTAACAGCCAGGCAAACGACAGCCAGCTCACTTTTAACGAAGTACGGGAAGACAGCCTTACCATTAACAGGCTTTCCAAGTTTTTAGAAAAGCAAAACGACCTGAAAATTGCCCAATTTGAAGCGGTTGTTGCCTATATGACCGATAAAAAACTATGCAAGAGCCGTTTTATTCTAAACTATTTCGGCGAGCAAAACACTACCGATTGCGGCAGCTGCTCCGTTTGCATCACCAGAAAGAAAGCACCGTCCGATCCTGTAGCCACCGCAAAGGAGATCGTGGCGCTTTTAAAAAATAGTCCGCTAACGTCAAGAGAAATTGAAAACAGGCTTAATTTAACGCCGGAGGAAACTATATTTGCAATTCAGCTGCTGCTGGAATACAACAGCATTACCCTAAACACTAAAAATCAATACCTTTTAAAATAA
- the fmt gene encoding methionyl-tRNA formyltransferase: protein MNTLRIVFMGTPDFAVGILDTIYQNNYEIAAVITAPDKPAGRGQKLKYSAVKEYALAKNLPILQPTNLKDPSFLSELKSLNANLQIVVAFRMLPEAVWKMPSLGTFNLHASLLPEYRGAAPINWAIINGETKTGVTTFFIDDKIDTGAMILSSETEIEPNETAGELHDRLMHLGSDTVIRTLQQIEKGDVTTTIQAESSDIKTAYKLNKENCKVDWSKKGEEIHNLVRGLSPYPAAWCFINDKEQEWNVKLYETSFEAANHDFAAGKILATKKDLKVAVQNGYVQIHQLQFPGKKRMKTSELLNGIVFSENAIAS, encoded by the coding sequence ATGAATACGCTACGAATCGTTTTTATGGGAACTCCCGATTTTGCAGTCGGAATTCTGGACACTATATATCAAAACAATTATGAAATTGCCGCTGTAATCACAGCTCCGGACAAACCTGCCGGACGCGGGCAAAAATTAAAATATTCTGCCGTAAAGGAATATGCATTAGCAAAAAACCTTCCGATACTGCAGCCGACAAATTTAAAGGACCCGTCTTTTTTAAGCGAATTAAAAAGTCTGAATGCCAATCTGCAGATCGTGGTGGCTTTCCGGATGCTGCCGGAAGCAGTCTGGAAAATGCCAAGCCTGGGGACTTTTAACCTTCATGCCTCCCTGCTGCCGGAATACCGTGGTGCTGCCCCGATTAACTGGGCAATCATTAACGGTGAAACCAAAACCGGAGTGACTACTTTTTTTATTGATGATAAAATCGATACCGGTGCTATGATTTTAAGTTCCGAAACCGAAATTGAACCCAATGAAACTGCCGGCGAGCTGCACGACAGGCTGATGCACCTGGGAAGCGACACCGTGATCCGGACTTTACAGCAAATTGAAAAAGGCGACGTTACCACAACCATACAGGCCGAAAGCAGCGACATTAAAACCGCTTATAAACTCAATAAAGAAAACTGCAAAGTAGACTGGAGCAAAAAAGGAGAAGAAATTCACAACCTGGTAAGAGGTTTAAGTCCCTACCCGGCTGCCTGGTGTTTTATAAACGACAAAGAACAGGAATGGAACGTGAAGCTTTATGAGACTTCTTTTGAAGCGGCAAACCATGATTTTGCTGCCGGAAAGATTCTGGCAACAAAAAAAGATTTAAAGGTCGCTGTACAAAACGGTTACGTTCAGATTCACCAATTACAATTTCCCGGAAAGAAGCGAATGAAGACATCCGAACTCTTAAACGGAATTGTTTTTTCTGAAAACGCAATCGCTTCTTAA
- a CDS encoding HU family DNA-binding protein, which yields MNKSELIDAIAADAGITKAAAKLALESFLNNVEGTLAKGGRVSLVGFGSWSVSKRAAREGRNPQTGKTIKIAAKNVVKFKAGAELEGSVNK from the coding sequence ATGAACAAATCAGAATTAATCGATGCAATCGCTGCAGACGCAGGTATTACTAAAGCAGCTGCTAAATTAGCTTTAGAGTCTTTTTTAAATAATGTTGAAGGTACTTTAGCTAAAGGTGGAAGAGTATCTTTAGTAGGTTTTGGTTCTTGGTCAGTTTCTAAAAGAGCTGCAAGAGAGGGAAGAAATCCTCAAACAGGAAAAACGATCAAAATTGCAGCTAAAAATGTTGTAAAATTCAAAGCTGGTGCTGAATTAGAAGGTTCTGTAAACAAATAA
- a CDS encoding YqgE/AlgH family protein, protein MISIKPQKGNLLIAEPSIIGDLSFNRSVILLADHNSDGSVGFILNKPLGYSIQDLIPEIHSNFKIYNGGPVEQDNLYFIHNVPELITNSIEISNGIYWGGDFELTKELINAGKIKKGNIRFFLGYTGWDIHQLEHELEENSWIVSENSHKNKIIGKSTVHFWKEKIMEQGGDYLIWSNAPENPVLN, encoded by the coding sequence ATGATTTCAATTAAGCCTCAAAAAGGAAATCTGCTCATTGCAGAGCCTTCAATTATAGGAGATCTTTCATTTAACAGATCCGTGATATTATTAGCCGACCACAACAGTGACGGTTCGGTAGGATTTATTTTAAACAAACCGCTGGGATATTCCATACAGGATTTAATCCCTGAAATCCATTCGAATTTTAAGATCTACAACGGCGGTCCGGTTGAGCAGGACAACCTGTATTTTATCCACAACGTTCCTGAATTAATTACCAACAGTATTGAAATTTCCAATGGAATCTATTGGGGCGGCGATTTCGAGTTAACCAAAGAACTGATCAACGCCGGAAAGATAAAAAAAGGGAATATCCGTTTTTTCCTGGGCTATACCGGTTGGGATATCCATCAGCTGGAACACGAACTTGAAGAAAATTCCTGGATTGTGAGTGAGAACAGTCATAAAAATAAAATCATTGGAAAATCCACTGTTCACTTCTGGAAAGAAAAAATCATGGAGCAGGGAGGCGATTACTTAATCTGGTCCAATGCTCCCGAAAATCCTGTATTAAATTAA
- a CDS encoding aminotransferase class IV: MINYNGLIVENSGIQIQENRGFLYGDAVFETLKVLDNKILFLEDHYFRLMASTRILRMDLPMNFTMEYFETQVLELLKTKEQVASYRVRFSVFRENGGFYLPKTNEVAFIVTAEPLENALYAFDAAAYEVELFKDAYVTRQLFSTLKSTNRMVQITGSIFAYENGYENCLVMNDEKNVVEALQANLFMLMDGKLITPPIADGCLNGIMRKQVLALSRKMEGLEVVEQSISPFDLQKADELFLTNVIKGVQPITKYRKKDYKTEFSADLVKKLNAFIRLN; this comes from the coding sequence ATGATTAATTATAATGGTTTAATAGTTGAAAATTCGGGGATTCAGATTCAGGAAAACAGAGGTTTTCTGTATGGCGATGCCGTTTTTGAAACGTTGAAAGTATTAGATAATAAAATTCTTTTCCTGGAAGATCATTATTTTCGGTTAATGGCTTCCACAAGAATCCTTCGTATGGATCTTCCGATGAACTTTACGATGGAATATTTTGAAACACAGGTGCTGGAACTTTTGAAAACAAAAGAGCAGGTCGCTTCCTACAGGGTACGTTTTTCTGTATTCCGGGAAAATGGCGGCTTTTACCTGCCTAAAACCAATGAAGTGGCTTTTATCGTTACTGCCGAGCCGCTTGAAAATGCACTGTATGCTTTTGATGCTGCGGCTTATGAAGTAGAATTGTTTAAGGATGCCTATGTGACCAGGCAGTTGTTTTCGACTTTAAAGAGTACGAACAGAATGGTGCAGATAACCGGAAGTATTTTTGCTTATGAAAACGGTTATGAAAACTGCCTGGTGATGAATGATGAGAAAAATGTGGTGGAAGCACTGCAGGCAAATCTTTTTATGCTGATGGATGGCAAATTAATTACACCACCCATTGCAGACGGATGTTTGAACGGTATCATGCGAAAACAGGTGCTGGCGCTTTCCCGAAAAATGGAAGGACTGGAAGTGGTGGAACAATCTATTTCTCCTTTCGATTTACAGAAGGCAGACGAGTTGTTTCTTACGAATGTGATAAAAGGTGTTCAGCCCATCACGAAATACCGTAAAAAGGACTATAAAACAGAATTTTCAGCAGATTTGGTTAAAAAGCTAAACGCCTTTATCCGTTTGAATTAA
- a CDS encoding START-like domain-containing protein: protein MEGKVKYELEFPIMSSPQLLYQYISTPSGLSEWFADNVNSRGEFFTFIWDDSEEKARLASKKSGEKVKFRWVDDNDKDSEYYFELRILEDEITKDVSLMVVDFAEHGDLHEAKLLWENQISDLKHVIGSV from the coding sequence ATGGAAGGTAAAGTAAAATACGAATTAGAATTTCCTATAATGTCATCCCCCCAGTTATTGTATCAATATATTTCAACGCCTTCCGGTTTGTCAGAATGGTTTGCAGATAATGTAAACTCAAGAGGGGAGTTTTTTACCTTCATTTGGGATGATTCTGAGGAGAAAGCACGGCTGGCTTCAAAAAAGTCAGGTGAAAAAGTGAAGTTCCGCTGGGTTGATGATAATGATAAGGATAGCGAATATTATTTTGAGTTGCGCATATTGGAAGATGAAATTACAAAAGACGTTTCGTTAATGGTTGTTGATTTTGCCGAACATGGCGATTTGCACGAAGCAAAGCTGCTGTGGGAAAATCAGATTTCCGATTTAAAACATGTAATCGGTTCTGTGTAG